The Ricinus communis isolate WT05 ecotype wild-type chromosome 8, ASM1957865v1, whole genome shotgun sequence sequence TCAGGAAGCTGCAACACACAGCCAAAAGTGTGCAACTTCATATGGAGGCTCTACCAACTCTCCTGCTACTGCTCAAGCAACCCTTTGAAGCTATTGCTATCCTAGAAGCCACTTAATTATTCTTCCTATATCATTGAGTCAGACTCGATTTCGGCAGTCAAATAGTGTTTGCCTTGGTGGGCATTCGACCCATGGAAAAATCAAAGCtagaaattggtattttcaTTAAGTAGTTTCACCTTACCAATATTAGTAAAACGTAATATTTTCGATCATGATATATACACTTAATAGGTTAATATTTCTAATAGTTaataatttctcaaattcattaagtatatgaattattcaattttctatataaatttaactataaaaaatatttaaaatttatatgtatttctcaacaacaacaaataaaatttgaattcaatataaaactcttaaataattttatttctacgACTAAATATCCATTTTTGTAatctaaaattcaaatttaacgtattcttttttaatcttttctactatgagaaaattactctatcaataaattattatttaaatattactagTAGCATTAGTATAATACACATGTAAAAATAGTGTACATATAGGCAGAGCTTGGTTGATGAAGTAGTGATACAGTACATACAAGTACCCATACAACAAAACATACGTTGGATGTCGTTATCGGTGTTGAAGTTGGTGGGAACGTGAtagtctttatttattttcttatttattttgtcatTATCTTTTGTTGTGGACATATCTATGCTCTTGGGTGCATCTCAAACTAGAAAGTcagataatttaatatatatatatatatatataacaaaatattaaatcaatttgcataaataattgaaaatatatagaCAGTTCAATTTATAAGTTTTGATGCtaatatgaaagaaatttcatattagaaatttaaaatattagctAAGACTTTATATTTCTAACAATTTCCAAGGTTGGGAAATCTTGGAGATTATGGAGACTTGGTTACGGACACTAAAGTTGCAAAAACATTAGATACAAATACGAAAGGattgtcaaaatttattattcagtTAATATAAAAGATGAGTAAAAATTTCCTATCAATTTAAAACCCGaaaggcttttttttttttttgtgtagATGAGAGATTCTTACTTAGGATTAGCATATTTGCCACAACTAATAAGAGAGCAACGTCTATGTATGAATGTTTTAGAATTTGATATTGGATTATCGATACAtactttatcatttaaaactaatgaatatatgTCAATCTAAAATATCGTTTATACAATTCTATAATTTACATTTAGAAAAATACACCGagtataaacaaaaaattaattttatgaaatctTCTATcgaaattgtttttcttttcggttctacaatatttttaaaacctATTTGTTGGATATGCGTACCAAAACATAGTGCATTAAATTCATGGAATTAAGAGCTTATAAAAACCTAAATTTTCACAATCTATAAGTTTTCACCAATTTCATGGATTTTAAAGATCTCTTTTCATACAAGGCTTAACTTTGTCATACACCTAAACTGAAAAATCTACTTTCTTCTATACAATCTCTACAATTCTTTTTCTGGGTGCATGTATAACTATCCCCAGTCatcaaaatcatatatatatatatatatatatatacatatgatTGTATGTTGTAATCTAAGTGCAATATGTTTTAAGTGAATGTCTATCTATATAGTGTATCATCAAAATCTTACTTTTGAATGTGTGTGaacaataaatatgatatataaaCTTCATATATACAGATCACAAGAGAAAAACACTggctaaataaaattaatagaacaAACATGTTATAAGTCTTGAATTTGCTCATACACATATCATGAAATAATCATATATACCCAGTTTCATCATCATGTTCATGATCAAATGAAAAAGGCAACAAACTATCTCTTACAAGACTGGTTCCAGCCAGCTGAACCTGCCAATGAGAAGCATTAGCAACtatacacacatatatatatatatgttctccaCTTTTTATCTGtcatatgcatatatatatatatatatatataaattactagAACTGTATATAAACAGGAagctatatataatattcgaagaagaaaaaagaaaaagaaaagggtgaAATTAATTCAACACCTACTTCCTATCCTTAATCGttgttgttgatgatgatgatgatgagaagCTGATGCAGCAACAAGAGCTTGACGGGCTGATGCAATACCATCAGGAGCCAACGACTTGTCAAAAGAAGAACAATCAATCCAGTCCTTAAGCAAATCTTCTTGTCCCCAGGTATCAGGAATCAAAACCTGACCAGCCACCTCTTCTCTGTGCTTCTTTAGTCTTTCACGTCCACAATCCTTCTTTTCCACCAGAACCTCATGATCACGATGATCTTTCtcacttttattaataataataaaattattattattttcattggCTTCATTACCATGACCTTCTCTAGCAGACAACATTCCTGATGATGACGAGGATGATTTGTTTGTTTCTGATGAGGAAAATGCAAGAATCTGGTGGCTGGATCTCATGGAAGAGTTTGTGTGGTTCATAGTAGCAATACTATTGGTGTGTGTTTTGCTTTCATGGTTGAGAAATAATGGCTACCCTCCATATTCTTTTTAGCCCTCAATGATgcaagaaaggaaagactgtcaatatcaaatattaaaaaaaaggatatatcatataataattaattatagaatttaacTCATATATAAGACTAGTTTATAGTTGATAAGTAAGAATCTCTGGttaaagctttttttttttttttttcttttgcgaATTTTCCAAAATCCCTTTACCAATCATTAACATGATGCATCTAACAATGGACTGTGATATGATCAGATTGTTTTACTAAAAGGGTATAACTAATTAATCAAAGTCTATTGAGAAATCAACTTAAAACTTGGAagtgagaagaaaaaaaaaaagggtttaTATAGTTCAAGATTTCCAATagatcattttttttcttccaatGGTCATTTAAAAACTGCTTTTTCCTAAGCTTCTTGAAGACTATACATTACATATTCTACGACAGTTATTCTTTTACACTCACTGTAGAAGTGATAAATCCTcactaatattgataaatgataGTAAAACATAGAATTGCAAATGGATCGGATGCTAATAAGCTATTTATAGCTATATtcaataaaagtttatttaGACTTGTTTACTACACGAGCTAAAATTATAGTAGAAAAGATTTGGATCGTTAAGcttgtaaattaatttaatatttattatctatttaattttatttgttagaataaaattataagttttattgtattaatttttataaaagatatctTCAATAAAAGACTCAGTTGATCTTATAGAATGTAAAAAATTCAGTAATGCAGGCTCTGTAATGGAGGCGGTAAGTCCAAAATCAGCTAAAATTCAGCTCTAATTTTGGTCCTAATAAAGAGATTCATACTAAAAACTAATCCAATTCTCACAGACAGACAAAGATGGCAGATCATCTGCAGTGAAagagttattttctgagagaaaaagaaagaaaaaagaaggggAAAGGGAACGAGTGGGCAGGCTTTATTACACGTCAGTACTGTTTGGTTTGTATGGTACATGACATCTCTACGTCTCAATGCTGAAGATGGTGCCAATTTTGTGTGGCTTAAACAGAAATTTTGAAACAGTagatatttctcttttctttttcagttcTTAGTAGAATAATAATAGCTTTGGTTTGGGTGGGGTTGGTGGATTTGATTGGGAGAATATGAAAAGGATGAGCTCTTCAGGAATTCATTTTCAGAGGCAAAAGATGTGGACATTGTGTGAATCAAGATTTTAGATATTTCTTTTGGCGTAATTACGATTTAATGTATTCTTTTGCGTCTTCGATAACAATATCCAAATCAcatttttgttgaatttttcatatttaatttcaaaattgatGCTGGAGCGACTGATTTGAGCTTtgtctcaaattaattatagttCTACGAACACTCTAAAAAGAATGAGAGCCTATAATGATAGTTCTGCTCTGCAAAAATTGCTATTATTAATCGCTTATTTTTTCccgttaaaagaaaaattactctttttcttttacttatttaaaatcataaaattgtattctttaatatataattaaagtcTAAAGTAGTGTTTATAAGTATTCAGTGCTCAAGAGTcgaattcaaaattttaataaaattacgCAAAACTCTTACTATTTCACCTACACGTTCTTAAATAGCGCATCCTttcaaattattgaaagagtattttggtataaatatataaattgggTTAGTTTAACATATTTCCCACTGGTCTAAAAAATTGAGAgaaatgaatttcttttttcttttcattaaaatGACAGAAAATCATATGGGTGTGAAGGGTGCAACATTTATTATAGAGAGAGTGAAATAAACTGTTAAACATTCATTTAAATctaatgcaaaagaaaatattcattaaGAAAACATAGAAGATTGCATATCCTACACGAAATTTATTAATTCCTGTAATGAATATGTTCCAGTACGACATGTCCTCCACCTCATTTTCcatttagtaataattattgaTCTTCCATCCATGGTAATAAGGGTCATGTCTTATATTATACAAAGTTCCATTTTAGGTATGTGATTTTTGTTGTACatgaaattctaaattaaaataaaataatatttgagttgaaaaaagtataaaattgtACCTTGGGAGCATGGCTTCTTGTCTAAGGCCACGGAACAGAAAACTAGATTCTACATTGCCCATTTTGGTTTCATTGATAAACAAACATTGATGTGATGCACATGTCTCATAATCTAACTAAAAATCTCAATTGAGGTTATGCATTactaatgaattttattaatttaatttttgacaatttttaattatttaatttttacttatatcataaaaatttaaatgaaaattgataTGTCTAAATTAATACTCGCAAGTGTACGAACCGAATGATAGTTCGGGCAAGCTCACCACGAAGTCGATCTCATAGGAAATTGTAGggcatatattataaagaccaactatctcacaaaatactgaaaataaatataaacactctaagccaatgttttgagaatgatcttacgtttaataaaagaaattaaagaaccaaaaaataaatatgcaactagaatgattaatatgaactatatgataaaatagtatttagtctagtttttacttagtaatcctcTTAATTCCCTTAAGTCCAAATCTAACAAATGAGATAGTGATGTGCATTTTTTCttaagtcactcaagctaatgatgcaacttaggtttcttataccaatatagattaaagtaaagatgatgtttctaatacttttaacctaaagattttcataacaaatattattactaaattaatataatagtcaaccaataataatagatgaaactaatgaacatatgaaggtaaaaaataattcattagactcaatatatataaggttcatacataagtaaaaagtcaaactaaacacttatagAACTTagtctaacatatttaatccaacgattattataattaaatagaaagacttaAGATACGTAAaacaaaaaactaaaactctctcaaagttcaaaggcccttcaaggaatgaagaagattgatcatctttctcCACATCTTCAAAAAGCTTCTTTGATTCTTTGAAGAATGATGCAACTAAAGCTAGCTAGATGTAGAAGATGATGAACTATATAATGCAACTAAAGCTAGCTAGATGTAGAAGATGATGAACTATATAAATTTCTGCAGAGAATAGTAGAATCTTATCCAGAGAGAATCATAGTAGCCAAAGAACTTCTTGTTTTAATTAACCTGTACTCCTTACAGAAATCTTCTTATTAGAGTTCTTTTTTCAgcaaataactaaaaaaaaaaaaaaacttaaagaaaataacttaaagGATAATTACCCATTAATTACATTATAATTACTCAAATTCCTCTTCTTGGACCTTAATGAATTAAGCTAGGCCCAAGCTATTGATAGCTTATGTGTTTGATTCCCGAGCTTTTTATAGCCGCATTCCAATTAAAGTCCATTAGTACATTTTTAGCTCAAATTCTCCTATTTGGCattattttctgaatttagaaaagaaaactaaaataaggtaaagacatatatttttaccatattatatataaaaatatatcattaaaactctaaaatacctttaaatatttatatacaatttGAATCAatcaaaaatacaaaattacaTTAGCAGAGTtgtaaaagattaaaaaataaaattaaaagatgttataaattaaataaattgaaaatattaaaaaattaaattagttaaatttaaaGGTGAAATATGTGaagactttttattttattatataaataagctAACAGTCAAAACACTTATGTGAGAAGGGAAGTATACTTATTTAACCAGAAATCTCAACTGAAAATTGAGACTTTTGGTTTAGAggatgaaaagaaagtaaaacttttttttcttttttaattttatcaaatggATTAATACTAACCTCAATCACATGTATTTGTGATTATAGTAATTGTAgttaaaattacttaatacTATATAACCAACAAAATTCTTTCAAACGTTACACTttgtaacaaaaaaattaaaatttcatttcaaaTGATAAATGAATGGTACTTTTTTgtaacaaattaatatattggTATCTTTTTGttacaaaatataaagtttGGTATCCATTCATGCAATTTACTCTCTAAATGTGCCGAAAAATTCACtgatattatcaaaattagattttagcaagcatttagttaaaaataaaaaaataaatatatttttattataaatataaaatttaataaccgtcaatataatttatcttgTAAAATTGAGTCGTGCAGATTTAGCATATGCTACATAGGAAAACTTGGCCATTTAAACTATTACTAGTGTTAAGATTTGTTATTCATTACTAAAACATATTTagttacttttttaaaaaagaaaatttcactGAGCGCGTGGGCATTCGCGCGTTTAACCTAACCGAATCATACAAATTTAATACAATATCtcttaaaaagagtaaaaCTGACAAAAATACAAATCCTTAAGATTTGACTTGAGATTTGAATGGTGATCTAATTAAGGAAAATTTGTTGGTGTAAGacattagttttattttatttttttcatatttacatATGCAAATATATCttcatgaatatatatatgcttaaGATGTTCAGCCAAACCAACCACATATATTCTTGAGCTCAAGAAGAACTTGTTCTATAGAATATGAAGAAGAACACCATTCattaaatccaaaaacaagATACCAATAAGTATCTAAAATACCTTCTTAGCAACCTTTTTTCttaagcaaaaaataaaagatgccAATTTCTGGAGCAGGTACTTCAGTGAGAAGAGAGGTTGAAGTTTCTCATGGGATCATGATTCCAAGCAATATGATTGTAAATCATGGAGGGAGGAAAAGGATCATTGAAGGGTCAGAAGAAGATGAAATGAGGaaggagagaaaaaaaattaaaaatagagcaTCTGCTGCTAGATCTCGAGAaaagaaagtggtatattttatatatatatatatatatactggTCATTTCCTTATCTGGTTGAATGacttgaattttcttttcttcttaccTTTAAGTACCTTTGTAAAAACACAAGAGAATGACTATCAATATATCTTTGACaatcacttttattttctgttcATTTGCAGGAGAGGACAAAATTTCTTGAAGAAAAAGTGGAAGAATTGAGAGAGGAGAATGCCCAGATGGAGAGACTAGTCAAATTGCTGGTAATTCATGCACCATTCTTTGTGTAATCTATAAGTTGGGCATATATAggctcatattaaagaattagaCCATGCTTAATTATTCAtgaaatagaatatatatgaaatataatagtaaatcttaaagtataataaataaaaatataattagtctATTTGGCTCATTTGATGAGTGCAGTTAATAATTGGTAGCTGATAACTGATTTGTATAAatgtttgataaatatttttgagtgGTTATTATTAGTTAGTAAAATGACTattatagatttaaaaaataaaaaagggacagtgatgataataataacatatatgttaacgaaaaattattgttcaaatagctatttttttctaaattttagatagttatttaatcaattatatgtacttttataataagttacaaattagttttttttactCTCATAAATAGATGGtatataatttgatcatttaatgcacttaattatttcaaaagatataaaacaattaataacaataatctAGAATACAATCAACTATATGTTCAagtacttatttttttataaaaagatatagaaatatgtctttattattttttgagctcttttataaaaattatttttattaaaatggaaaaaaaataattctagcTGATAAAGAAAAgcacaaaataaaaagctgATTGAATATCGGTTACCATATTTTATTTCAGCCATCATCTGATAAGAAGAGTTTAccagatatttaaatatttaaatattgattaaaaaaattagctaGTAACTCCTCTTATCAACTGAACCAAACACCTTCAATAATTGTTCttagttaattttaacttCACTCTTTCTTAGTGGTGAATGGATGAATAATAGAAGGTGATATCAAAAAAAtctaagataaataaattaaaaaattaatttttttaaattacgtaatttttatttattttatttcaccataaaataaatatttttcaaacaaaaagataataattacagaaattattattattaattttaaatttgaaataaattttagaatagcTATATCCATATAGAAtacttatttcaaattttagctATTCCATgaagttttaatttatctttgaTGAGAAACATTTAATGTTTGAGTTTGTATAAGATTAGGATGACTATTGCCTATTGTACTTATCTTAGTATTTCATTAGACTTAGAATTTGTAATTATTCAACGTAAACTAACTTAAGGCCAATTTGGCATTATTCCTgctcttaaaaattatatttttcttatttctttttatctttttcaaaaatGTTTTTGTAGAAAGtatactttattttgtttttcctcaaaaagtaattattacACCTGAAATTTTAgctaatattctttttaaatgtgATTTCTATATTATGTATGTCTATGCTAAGGATATATCGGttgaaatagaattttttatttaaatcaaataaaacgTTTTTCTAAATCGTACGAGTatcttcaaaaatatataaatttttataattgtatatcaaataaattcatatatttatttgaatgtgaataaataaattcatttataattatatatcaaatgtGAATTAGTTATTGAAATGATagattaattcatatattgactgttgaatatatattaagtagCAAATGGAGGAAGAGGAGGAGAAGGAAATGGAGGCAATTGCTGCTGAGGAAACTGCAGAAAAGCTGAATGGTTTGAGGAGGACCATGAGCGCACCATGGTGATGTAATTGATCATCTTCATGGATACATTTTTATTACAGTTTCTTTTAGTTACAAAAGGgcatttttatattatggAACTGCCGTGGAAGTTTTAccgaattattaaaaattaatactgTGAAAATTTTCctaataatatatgataaaaatcaTTACTTATCATTGAGCATGCTTAATTGTTTTTGGTATATGTGtgtgtctatatatatatagtaaattattgttattgttactAATTTGTTTGGCTCTTCCCTTAGCATTTCTCTCCAAGTATGGTTAAAAGGTtagaaactaaagaaaatatcaatatGGTTTAACCAATACTCAgttttatatgtatttcttTTGAGAATTTTAAAGCTGAATATGGTTTCTACTGTTACTAAAATCTAGTATATATAACATATTGCCATAAACCTTTCTTACATAGTGCTCAGGTAGTCAACTCTCTGCATACATGATGATGTTTTTCTCACTATAGATGTATAATCAATTCGGGTTCATTTTTATTGCGGAATGTTTATAGAGCTATAGATAGTTTGGACGGGACCTAAATCCATCACTGCAACACCAATCTTAGTGCCAGGCAGACAGAGAGATTCAACTAAACAATAGATTTGAGCGATACTCTCAAAAGAACCGTCTCTCAAAAATCGGAGCCTAAATCCTTGAGTTGCTTAATAAAAGCCATCCAACCACCAGATTTCCACTCTAGATGGTGTAGGGCATCCATGATCTAAATCTATTGCATCTACTTCACTTTCACAAATAATTAACACAATAATTTTTCCAACCCACGTAAATTAGTACCTTTAAGAGAAATTGCAGAGTAACATAGCACTTCACTCATAAAACACAATgatattaattgaaatatcaCATGGTTccacttttatttatttgaaaccATGAAAAGTGAAAGTCAAGATCTTAGTgatgaaacaagaagaattaaTGTAGCTAATTAGATctacttaaacttaaaaattcaTCAAAAAACACCTGCTGCCTATCCTCAGTCTCTGAGAGGAGCTGCCGCCGCCTCTACGTGCTTCAGTTATCAGTGCTTCACGAGCTAAGCCAAGTCCTTCAGGTGCCAGCAACTTATCAAAAGAAGAGTAATCCATCCAATCTCTAAGTAAACTCTCTTGACTCCATTTATCTGGTATCCTCACTTCTCCTGCCACCTCTTCCCTATGCCTCTTCAGCCTTTCTCTTCCGTTATCCTTATTATGCGTCCACGCACCCTCCTTGTCTTCCTTATTATTGGTATTACTGTTACCATCATTAACATGTTGTCTAGGAGGATATGATGGAAATGAGGTACTTAGCAACGATTCTTGAGTTTGCAGTAGTTCAGATGATAACTTCTCAAGAACCCCAGAAGTACCCGAGTTTGTTTTTGTTGGAGAAAGAATCTGGCGAGAGGGTTTGTCTGTTGAGGTTGCGGATTCTTGTTTCTTGGGAGAGAAATGGGTGCTCTCCATGTTTGCAACTACCACAATCAATGGAGCTAATAATGGAAccaaaggaaaaaaaggaagaaagaaagaaaaggtaaaaagaaaagaaaaaagaagagggtTCTGTTGAAAGTTGAAAGAGAGAATGAATGGGGAGTTAACAAAACACGTCGCATGAGTTCATATATGTACTGAATGGTATATGACATCTCTACGTCTTACAATAATGCTTCTTGTCATTTTTGTGGTGCAGTTCTCATCCATCACAATGGATGTTAGAACAGTATTTGTATCATATATATGGTATGTTCTTCTCACTTTCTTAActtgtttttttcttcattaacTTATATTCTACTAAtttgactcacaaaatatttaattattaacataGAGTGGTCAACCGAgctatatatttcaattataaagcattttaataatatattaagagAAAAGATTCGAACCCAAAAGTCTAATCAAACTTTAGAGGGAAGCTCTAAAAATAggtttatatatttctaatagtTATTATTTCTCTTTAATTTGAACAAAAGTTTTGAATTAACATTTCTTTGAGAAGTGTGTGAATAAAAAAAGGTAATTTGGTTGGTCCAAAAGCAATAGGATTGATGCATTTGATTTGGGGGATACATGAATAAATTGATTCATGGTTATGGAGGAGAGAAGAGATGGTGTAGAATATGGACATGAATACAACAAGAAATgggatattttcttttcttcttggtTGCATAGCCAAGGAACCTTATgttattattagattattaatacGTTTTcattaattcttattaatatGAAGTGGTTGGGAATTGGCGGCTACAGCCGGTAAagctttaaaattaatttatttattattaaaaaaggtaatatatatgtatcaaaatttattttttaataataaataaactaatttttattattaaaaaagcatgaaaaaaaatttatagaatttttttaagatttttaatatttgatttaaatgaATAGATGAACCGTAAAATCCAACTAATAAAATTGGATTTAGATccaatcaatataaaaataattagaattagcAATTTGATTGATTGGTTGGACTATAATCCTTATAGATtacttgtattttttattatttaattatgtgaaATATCTAACACTCTctcttaaatataattatgaaGTAAGATGTTTAACACCTCATTTCAAGTATAACTGTAGTTTGACTTTGAGACTCAATTATCACTTGAAATTGCAtttcttattgtttaacaaTGTTGAATGAAGAACATAAAAAGCTCCAAGCCCCTTGTGTGGCAGCTCAAGCTATCCATCCACCCATGAAAATGATCTTATATTTCCagaaaaaagaggaagaaggagaaggagaagaagaagatatttctcttatttttaatacattgGACCTAT is a genomic window containing:
- the LOC8271914 gene encoding uncharacterized protein LOC8271914, which produces MNHTNSSMRSSHQILAFSSSETNKSSSSSSGMLSAREGHGNEANENNNNFIIINKSEKDHRDHEVLVEKKDCGRERLKKHREEVAGQVLIPDTWGQEDLLKDWIDCSSFDKSLAPDGIASARQALVAASASHHHHHQQQRLRIGSSAGWNQSCKR
- the LOC8271913 gene encoding protein BIC2; this translates as MESTHFSPKKQESATSTDKPSRQILSPTKTNSGTSGVLEKLSSELLQTQESLLSTSFPSYPPRQHVNDGNSNTNNKEDKEGAWTHNKDNGRERLKRHREEVAGEVRIPDKWSQESLLRDWMDYSSFDKLLAPEGLGLAREALITEARRGGGSSSQRLRIGSRCFLMNF
- the LOC8263925 gene encoding ABSCISIC ACID-INSENSITIVE 5-like protein 5 produces the protein MPISGAGTSVRREVEVSHGIMIPSNMIVNHGGRKRIIEGSEEDEMRKERKKIKNRASAARSREKKVERTKFLEEKVEELREENAQMERLVKLLQMEEEEEKEMEAIAAEETAEKLNGLRRTMSAPW